One genomic window of Hyperolius riggenbachi isolate aHypRig1 chromosome 7, aHypRig1.pri, whole genome shotgun sequence includes the following:
- the GBX2 gene encoding homeobox protein GBX-2, giving the protein MSAAFQPPLMMMQRPLGSSTAFSIDSLIGSPPQPSPGHFVYTGYPMFMPYRPVVLPPPPPPPPSLSQATLQPTLPSTHHHQIPSLPSGFCSSLAQGMALTSTLMATLPGSFSASPQHQEVARKFGAQTLQGGYDKSDGGQSDGEDTAKTYVTKEGTLLPFSASEASLGGVRGQGKEDQGKDDDGKGKEDSYLMDSDLDYSSDDNISCQTAHKEEDTPEESPQNPNPSGNSTSSGKNRRRRTAFTSEQLLELEKEFHCKKYLSLTERSQIAHALKLSEVQVKIWFQNRRAKWKRVKAGNANSKTGEPSRNPKIVVPIPVHVSRFAIRSQHQQMEQGRP; this is encoded by the exons ATGAGTGCAGCTTTCCAACCTCCTCTCATGATGATGCAGCGTCCCTTGGGCAGCAGTACTGCTTTCAGTATAGACTCACTGATAGGAAGCCCACCTCAGCCAAGTCCTGGGCACTTCGTGTACACGGGATACCCTATGTTTATGCCATACAGGCCTGTGGTCCTgccgcctcctccccctcctccacccagcTTGTCCCAGGCCACACTTCAGCCAACTCTGCCCTCCACTCACCATCACCAGATTCCCAGTCTGCCCAGCGGCTTCTGCTCCAGCCTGGCACAAGGCATGGCACTCACCTCCACACTCATGGCCACTCTGCCGGGCAGCTTCTCAGCCTCTCCTCAGCACCAGGAAGTGGCCAGGAAGTTTGGAGCTCAGACTCTCCAAGGAGGGTACGACAAAAGTGATGGGGGTCAATCAGATGGAGAGGACACTGCAAAAACTTATGTCACCAAAGAGGGAACCTTACTGCCTTTTTCTGCTTCGGAAGCCTCTTTAG GTGGTGTCCGCGGTCAGGGCAAGGAAGACCAAGGGAAAGATGATGACGGCAAAGGGAAGGAGGACTCCTACCTGATGGACAGTGACCTGGACTACAGTTCAGATGACAACATCTCCTGCCAAACTGCACACAAAGAGGAGGACACCCCAGAGGAGAGTCCCCAGAACCCCAACCCTTCCGGCAACAGCACCTCCAGTGGCAAGAACAGGCGGCGGAGGACAGCCTTCACCAGTGAGCAGCTACTGGAGCTGGAGAAAGAGTTCCACTGCAAGAAGTACCTGTCCCTCACCGAGCGTTCTCAGATCGCACACGCCCTCAAACTCAGCGAGGTCCAGGTGAAAATCTGGTTCCAGAACCGCAGAGCCAAGTGGAAGAGGGTCAAGGCGGGGAATGCTAACTCCAAAACCGGCGAGCCCTCCAGAAACCCTAAAATCGTCGTGCCCATCCCAGTCCACGTCAGCAGGTTCGCCATCAGGAGCcaacaccagcagatggaacaggGTAGACCCTGA